The nucleotide sequence GACGTAAATGTAAAGTGTACGAGCAAGGGGGTATTTTCCTTTGAGGCAATTATTGAGTGTAGGTTCGTAGAAAGACTTACCATCTTTTGCTAGAGGAAGAACACGTACTTCAGAAGTTTTGTAGCCGATACCAGAGTAACCGATTCCAGAGAGTTCTTTTGCGATGGAACTAATAACAGAGCTCGAACCAGGCATTTCTTTCACAGTTGCTTTATAGTCACCTTTTCCAAGTGCGTGTTTTTTGAAGTAAGCATAAGTTCCGGAAGCTGAATTACGACCATATCTAGAGATAGGTGTGTTAGACCAGTTTCCGTCCAGGCCGAGTTGGCCCCATGAAGTGATGTCAGAGCCACCTTTTTTATATGTAGAGGAGAAAATACTATCGAGTTTTTGAAAATTAAGACCTTGGATAGGATTGTCTTTGTGAATAAAAACGGCTAGAGCATCAATAGAGACGCCAACAGCAACTGGCTTGTAACCGTACTTTTTTTCAAAGGCATCCATTTCAGAACTTTTCATTGGACGACTCATAGGAGCGAGCTGAGAAATCCCTTGAGTTAAGGCAGGAGGAGCAGTAGAAGAACCTTTGCCTTCAACTTCAATTTTCACGTTAGGATATTTACGTTGAAAACTTTCGCTCCAGAGAGCCATCAGATTGTTGAGCGTATCAGAACCCACTGAGCTTACTTTACCTGATAGTGATGGTATTGATTGATAGTCTTTTAAATCGGCATCTACGGCACTTACTGAAGTAGCAAGGGTGAGAGAAGTAACTGTGAAAGCCAATGTTTTTTTGAGGAAGTTCATTTTTTTGTTCCTTAGTTTTTATTTGCTTAGTATCGTACTGTTGAGATGTCCACAGTCTATCAGCGGGAATAACTTTAACAAAAGTCGGTTGGTTCAAGAGCAATTAAACTTATGTTAAGCTAAGGTTAAATCAGAATGGTTTGTAAAGAGGAGCCCTGATTATTGAACGGCGGCCTTATCTCGGGAATATGATTCATCGAAAAAAAGGCTCAGATCAATAATGATCTGAGCCTCTTAAAGTACTCGAAGCGGGAGTCGAACCCGCACGGATTTCTCCACACGGCCCTCAACCGTGCGCGTCTGCCAATTCCGCCACTCGAGCTTCCTAACAGACCAATCTCCGAAGAGATTGCTGGCGTTCAAAACGATGTTTTGTTCTTGAACGTGGTCATAATAGATTATTTTGTTTTTTAGTCAATCGCATTTGCTATTTTTTTGTAATTTCGATAAAAAGCTGATTATTCTAATCTAAGTAGGGGATGGGTCAGTGATCTCAAGTGTTTTAAGTAAGAATGGGGTGATTAAGTAAATGTTTTTTTTACATATCTACTCGGTGTCGTTGATTCGATATGAAAACTAGATACATTAAAGAAAACCAATTTTATGAGAGAACTGATCCTATGCCTGCGAAATTATTAAGTGCCTTATTATTTTTCACCTCCTTTGTTTTATCTGCGGAGGAAGATTTTGTCGCCTCGGAAAAAGAGCGCCAAGTCACTCGTGTCGTCGCTCAACTGATGACTCATCTTCATTATGAAAAAAAGCCTCTTGATGACGAAATGAGTAAAGCAGTATTTGAAGAGTTCTTTATACGCCTCGACTATAGCAAAAGAATTTTTCTTAAATCCGACTATGAACAGTTCACTAAGTATCGTCCTTTTTTGGACGATATGTACCTTCAGGGCGACTTGACTTTTGCCGAGTTATTTTTCAAACGTTTTAAGCAACGAGTTCAAGAAAGATTGGATTATGCTGAAAAACGTCTGGCGAAAGGTATGGAACTCAAGCATGGCGGAGTTTTAAGTTTAAATAGAAAAGATGCCGAATGGGAAGAGAGTTCAGAAGATTTAGATGATTTATGGGATCGTTATATCGAAAATGAAATCATCAATATGCATATTGGCAATATTGCTAAGCAGTTAAAGAAGGATGATAAAGAAAAGAAAACCGCAGAAGAAGAGGCTGCACTTAAAGAAGATAATGGCTCAATGGAAGAGCAGGTACGTCGCAGAATTATTTTTCGCTTAACAAATTTATTAGAAATGGAAAGAGGTAAATTCTTCGAAATGGCGATCTCTATGATGACGGGCTGTTTCGATCCTCATTCAACTTATTTTGGACCAAAGAGTATGGAAGAGTTCGAGATTATGATGAAGCTCTCGCTCACAGGTATTGGTGCCACTTTAACCAATAGTGATGGTTACACTAAAGTAGTAAGAGTGATGCCGGGCGGACCAGCTGATAAAGGCAAGCAACTCAAAAAAGGTGATCGTATAATTGAAGTTGAGCAAGCTGGTGAAGAACCTGTCAATGTTATTGATATGCCTCTTTCGAAAACGATTGGCATGATCCGTGGTCCGAAAGGTAAAGTCGTTACACTGCACATTTTACGTGGTGGTGTCAATGGTGTACGCCACCTCATCAGCATTAAACGCGATAAGATTGAAATTGCAGATTCAGCGGCAAGAAGCAAATTATTCGAACTTGAGAGAGATGGTAAAACTGAGAAAGTGGGAGTCATCTACTTACCATCTTTTTATTATCACCCTGGAACTAAGGGTAAAGATGATGGTAGAAGTTGTGCAAATGATATTAAAAGTGAAATTCTCAAGTTAAAGAAAGAAGGCATGCAATCACTGGTTTTTGATCTACGTGACAATGGTGGGGGCAGCTTGAGTGAAGTTATTAAAATGACTGGCTTTTTTATTAAAGATGGACCTGTGGTTCAAGTGAAAGATTATCGCGGTGAAATTGAAGTCCAAAAAGATCGTTCAAATGATATTGTCTACGGTGGACCACTCACAGTTTTAGTGAATCAACACTCAGCATCAGCCTCCGAAATTTTTGCAGCGGCAATCCAAGATTACGAACGTGGCGTTGTAATTGGTAGTGCGGATAGAACTCATGGTAAAGGTACGGTTCAACAAGTTTATGACTTAAAGAGAATTCAGCAAATGGCTGAGCTCGCTAAAAATAATTTCAAACCAGGTGAACTCAAATTCACAATCGCTAAGTTTTATCGCATTAATGGTGGTTCAACGCAAAAAATGGGTGTGATTCCAGATGTGATTCTTCCACACTTTTACGATAAAGAAAACGGTGGTGAAGCTTCGCTTCGTCACTCGCTTAAATACGACACTATCCCAAAAGCTAAAGTAGAAAAAGAA is from Lentisphaera profundi and encodes:
- a CDS encoding carboxy terminal-processing peptidase, with the translated sequence MKTRYIKENQFYERTDPMPAKLLSALLFFTSFVLSAEEDFVASEKERQVTRVVAQLMTHLHYEKKPLDDEMSKAVFEEFFIRLDYSKRIFLKSDYEQFTKYRPFLDDMYLQGDLTFAELFFKRFKQRVQERLDYAEKRLAKGMELKHGGVLSLNRKDAEWEESSEDLDDLWDRYIENEIINMHIGNIAKQLKKDDKEKKTAEEEAALKEDNGSMEEQVRRRIIFRLTNLLEMERGKFFEMAISMMTGCFDPHSTYFGPKSMEEFEIMMKLSLTGIGATLTNSDGYTKVVRVMPGGPADKGKQLKKGDRIIEVEQAGEEPVNVIDMPLSKTIGMIRGPKGKVVTLHILRGGVNGVRHLISIKRDKIEIADSAARSKLFELERDGKTEKVGVIYLPSFYYHPGTKGKDDGRSCANDIKSEILKLKKEGMQSLVFDLRDNGGGSLSEVIKMTGFFIKDGPVVQVKDYRGEIEVQKDRSNDIVYGGPLTVLVNQHSASASEIFAAAIQDYERGVVIGSADRTHGKGTVQQVYDLKRIQQMAELAKNNFKPGELKFTIAKFYRINGGSTQKMGVIPDVILPHFYDKENGGEASLRHSLKYDTIPKAKVEKEVSVRSALPALTEKSNIRVGKSDDFTELQKELDYYRERYEDKEISLNENQRIEEFKEHYKRSKDRKDVLRRLSGREPKAEEDEDEIEGLGAFSQDGRQEILMDLYLKEAINIAIDLKIMAEDKSSNLVFR
- a CDS encoding PstS family phosphate ABC transporter substrate-binding protein, with amino-acid sequence MNFLKKTLAFTVTSLTLATSVSAVDADLKDYQSIPSLSGKVSSVGSDTLNNLMALWSESFQRKYPNVKIEVEGKGSSTAPPALTQGISQLAPMSRPMKSSEMDAFEKKYGYKPVAVGVSIDALAVFIHKDNPIQGLNFQKLDSIFSSTYKKGGSDITSWGQLGLDGNWSNTPISRYGRNSASGTYAYFKKHALGKGDYKATVKEMPGSSSVISSIAKELSGIGYSGIGYKTSEVRVLPLAKDGKSFYEPTLNNCLKGKYPLARTLYIYVNKKPGKKLDDLTYQFLSFILSKEGQLIVEKDGYYPIPAKVADQFLKAIK